One Sphingobacteriales bacterium genomic window carries:
- a CDS encoding tyrosine-type recombinase/integrase has translation MKTDSFLNYLQFEKAYSPYTLQSYRSDLEQFLAYLQQTYALQEAAAVEHLHIRSWIVHLMNTEKLSPKSINRKLSVLKSYFRFLMRNQVISKNPAAKAIAPKIARKLPEVHNNEQINAIITQHYFADDFEGCRDRLIIELFFETGLRLGELLALQEKHFDTETQNVRILGKGNKERRLPFSTQLQKTLEQYLDKRNTLFADKIPLLLSKKGKNLYPLFVHRLLKKHLSLVSHNPHQNPHALRHTFATELLNNGGDLSAIKELLGHSSLAATQIYTHNSIEKIKRIYQKAHPKAK, from the coding sequence ATGAAAACAGACAGTTTTCTGAATTATCTTCAATTCGAAAAAGCCTACTCGCCCTATACGTTACAATCGTATCGCAGCGATTTGGAGCAGTTTTTGGCTTATTTGCAACAGACCTACGCCTTGCAGGAAGCCGCTGCCGTTGAGCATTTGCACATACGCTCGTGGATAGTGCATTTGATGAATACCGAAAAACTATCGCCGAAATCCATCAACCGCAAATTGTCGGTGCTGAAATCGTATTTCCGCTTTCTGATGCGCAATCAGGTCATAAGCAAAAACCCTGCCGCCAAAGCCATTGCCCCCAAAATTGCCAGAAAGCTGCCCGAAGTACACAACAACGAGCAAATCAACGCCATTATTACTCAACACTATTTCGCTGATGATTTTGAGGGCTGCCGCGACCGCCTCATCATTGAGCTTTTTTTCGAAACCGGCCTGCGTTTGGGGGAATTATTGGCATTGCAGGAAAAACATTTTGATACAGAAACTCAAAATGTGCGCATCTTGGGCAAAGGCAACAAAGAGCGGCGTTTGCCTTTCAGTACGCAACTGCAAAAAACACTGGAGCAATACCTCGACAAACGCAATACACTTTTTGCCGATAAAATTCCGCTACTATTGAGCAAAAAAGGAAAAAATCTGTATCCGCTTTTCGTGCATCGCCTCCTCAAAAAACACCTCAGTTTGGTGAGCCACAATCCGCACCAAAATCCCCACGCGCTGCGCCATACCTTTGCTACCGAACTGCTCAACAACGGCGGCGATTTGAGTGCCATTAAAGAGTTGCTCGGACACAGCTCGCTGGCAGCCACACAAATTTATACGCATAACTCCATAGAAAAAATAAAACGTATTTACCAAAAAGCACACCCCAAAGCCAAATAA
- a CDS encoding ParB/RepB/Spo0J family partition protein, whose product MNEASQPDPLLDAVSGTPDLAAATPTSVAPPEYTANISLERIELNPFQPRKTFDPEALQELAASIRTHGVVQPITVRQLDGEHYQLISGERRLRAAQMAGLQEIPAFVRRANDQEMLEIALIENIQREDLNAIEIALTYQRLLDECSLTHEVLAERLGKQRSTVTNYLRLLRLPPEVQIGLKQQQISMGHARAMLATDDVAIQLVVYKEILEKDLSVRRVEDLMKALIKTYHGTSRDKANARKNNLPYAYQKIMNDLSQRFETKVQLRLKSEGKGELLIPFNSDDDLNRILQAIEL is encoded by the coding sequence ATGAATGAGGCTTCGCAGCCCGACCCTTTGTTGGACGCAGTAAGCGGCACACCCGATTTGGCTGCCGCTACGCCCACGTCTGTTGCACCGCCCGAATATACCGCCAATATTTCGTTGGAGCGCATCGAACTCAACCCTTTTCAGCCGCGCAAAACATTTGACCCAGAAGCTCTCCAAGAACTCGCCGCCTCTATCCGCACGCACGGCGTAGTGCAGCCCATCACCGTGCGACAATTAGACGGCGAGCATTATCAGCTCATCTCCGGCGAACGCCGCCTCCGCGCTGCTCAAATGGCGGGGCTTCAGGAAATACCCGCTTTTGTGCGCCGCGCCAATGATCAGGAAATGCTGGAAATCGCCCTCATTGAAAACATACAGCGCGAAGACCTCAACGCCATAGAAATTGCTCTTACTTACCAACGCCTCCTTGACGAGTGCAGCCTCACGCACGAAGTACTCGCCGAGCGTTTGGGCAAACAGCGTTCTACCGTTACCAACTATCTGCGGCTGCTGCGGCTGCCGCCCGAAGTGCAAATAGGGCTGAAGCAACAACAAATATCTATGGGGCACGCCCGCGCCATGCTCGCCACCGATGATGTAGCCATACAATTAGTGGTGTATAAAGAAATTTTAGAAAAAGATTTGTCGGTGCGCCGCGTGGAGGATTTGATGAAGGCTCTTATAAAAACCTATCATGGCACTTCGCGCGATAAAGCCAATGCCCGAAAAAATAATTTGCCCTACGCTTATCAGAAAATAATGAACGACCTTTCGCAACGCTTTGAAACCAAAGTACAGTTGCGCCTGAAAAGCGAAGGAAAAGGAGAATTACTGATTCCGTTCAATTCCGATGACGACCTCAACCGTATTTTGCAAGCTATTGAATTGTAA
- a CDS encoding ParA family protein produces MGKIIAIANQKGGVGKTTTSINLAASLGVLENKILLIDADPQANATSGLGIDPQSVENSVYECIIGESTLEEAIMETDSPNVWLLPSHLDLVGAEIEFVNQPNREYILKSTLEKIRHQYDYILIDCSPSLGLITINALTAADSVIVPVQCEFFALEGLGKLLNTIKIVQSRMNPQLTVEGILLTMYDPRLRLSNQVVEEVKHHFKDLVFSSIIQRNTRLGEAPSYGQSIIMYDIQSKGAQHYINLAKEIIRKNRKKV; encoded by the coding sequence ATGGGAAAAATTATTGCAATTGCCAATCAAAAAGGAGGTGTGGGCAAAACCACCACCAGCATCAACCTTGCCGCCAGTTTGGGGGTTTTGGAAAATAAAATTCTGCTCATTGATGCCGACCCGCAAGCCAACGCCACTTCGGGTTTGGGCATTGACCCGCAAAGTGTAGAAAACAGCGTATATGAATGTATCATCGGCGAAAGTACGCTCGAAGAGGCAATTATGGAAACCGACTCGCCCAATGTATGGCTTTTGCCTTCGCATTTGGATTTGGTGGGTGCAGAAATAGAATTTGTCAATCAGCCCAATCGCGAGTATATTTTAAAAAGCACCTTAGAAAAAATCCGCCACCAATACGATTATATCCTCATTGATTGCTCGCCTTCGTTAGGGCTTATTACTATCAATGCGCTCACCGCCGCCGACTCGGTAATTGTTCCGGTACAATGTGAGTTTTTTGCGCTGGAAGGTTTGGGAAAATTGCTAAATACCATCAAAATCGTACAAAGCCGCATGAATCCCCAACTTACCGTCGAGGGTATTTTACTCACCATGTACGACCCGCGCCTGCGTCTATCGAATCAGGTAGTAGAAGAAGTAAAACATCATTTCAAAGATTTGGTATTTAGTAGCATTATTCAGCGCAATACCCGATTGGGCGAAGCACCGAGCTACGGACAATCTATTATTATGTACGACATTCAAAGCAAAGGCGCGCAGCATTATATCAATTTGGCAAAAGAGATTATCCGAAAAAATCGCAAAAAAGTATAA